A section of the Thermovirga sp. genome encodes:
- a CDS encoding NAD-dependent epimerase/dehydratase family protein has product MSRYENLCRNLLSTPLRWVVTGGVGFISSHLVDALLLLGQHVVALDNFLTGRESNIEGASRYSSGYDPLFRLLKGDIRDMEQCREACRGADIVLHHAALASVPRSFREPHMNNSCNITGFLNMLTAAQDAGVRSFVFASSAAVYGHQPEGPIGEDAPLRPLSPYAVAKRTNELYASVLPGGMRTTGLRYMNVFGPRQDPSSPYSGVISIWSRYLREDKTPVIYGDGRTTRDFVYVEDVVQANLLAALREGGAAGEAPLFNIGTGRAVSLAELLSALHTTSGGRLRSGKALVPRYEPEREGDIRYSQADITRARTLLGYEPRYTLEEGLSQMLGVRA; this is encoded by the coding sequence ATGTCCAGGTACGAAAATCTCTGCAGGAATCTTCTCTCGACGCCTTTGAGGTGGGTCGTGACGGGCGGCGTCGGCTTCATCAGCTCTCACCTCGTCGATGCCCTGCTGCTCCTGGGTCAGCACGTCGTCGCCCTCGACAACTTTCTGACCGGGAGAGAGTCGAATATCGAAGGGGCAAGCCGGTATTCTTCTGGTTATGATCCCCTTTTCCGTCTCCTCAAGGGCGACATAAGGGACATGGAGCAGTGCCGCGAGGCCTGTCGCGGCGCCGACATCGTCCTTCACCATGCGGCCCTGGCCTCGGTGCCCCGATCCTTCCGGGAGCCCCACATGAACAACTCCTGCAACATTACGGGCTTCCTCAATATGCTGACGGCGGCCCAGGACGCGGGGGTGCGGTCTTTTGTCTTTGCCTCCTCTGCGGCGGTCTACGGACACCAGCCCGAGGGGCCCATTGGGGAGGATGCCCCTCTTAGGCCCCTTTCGCCCTACGCTGTGGCCAAGCGGACGAACGAGCTGTACGCCTCGGTGCTTCCCGGCGGCATGAGAACCACCGGGCTTCGGTACATGAACGTCTTCGGGCCGAGGCAGGATCCATCGAGCCCTTACTCGGGGGTCATATCCATTTGGTCCAGGTATCTCCGGGAGGACAAAACCCCGGTGATCTACGGCGACGGAAGGACCACGAGGGATTTCGTCTACGTAGAGGATGTGGTGCAGGCCAACCTACTCGCCGCACTGCGGGAGGGCGGGGCCGCCGGTGAAGCCCCTCTCTTCAACATCGGGACGGGGCGGGCCGTGTCGCTGGCAGAACTCCTCTCTGCGCTCCATACCACGTCGGGGGGACGCCTGCGATCGGGAAAGGCCTTGGTGCCCCGGTACGAGCCGGAGAGGGAAGGGGACATCCGGTACTCCCAGGCCGACATAACCCGCGCCCGGACGCTCCTGGGGTATGAACCCCGTTACACCCTCGAGGAAGGCCTCTCCCAAATGCTTGGGGTCAGAGCTTGA